A genomic segment from Cumulibacter soli encodes:
- a CDS encoding ABC transporter substrate-binding protein, translating into MNRLSRRFSMITALAASSVLLAACGSTPDKETTEDVASEFSNEIPLSDTFDPEGHFTYSYSVMTPGWDPIESVSGYDFVTLAPVYDRLVWNAPDGTVQPMLATEWEQEGTALVMHLREDVTFSDGEPFNAEAVKTNLDRAKGEGSRIAAEIEQLDSVEVVDEYTVKLNADSGLGALLGSMAERPGMMASPKAIKAGTLETKPVGAGAYTMESFSAGDTATYAKREGYWDPEVQNAATMEIKLMTDDQTRLNALNSGELDGAVMRPPQVKSAVADDLTVTASESVTYMYLLVNSSVEPMNDPKVREALNYAVDRVEIGDGFFEGLCTPQIQPWPETSFAYNPEIGDGLDIWPHDVEKAKELLAEAGVPDGFPIKAVTTNVTYTTQLSEIVQEQLAEVGIEMSIDPVPTPQVIESFSVNKTTNGNINPYSGSADPHGVASRYLNPGSIYSPGEDPAQEILDLAAEASTPVDPEERAPIYHDMMQAMIDNPTHQIPLCQLQVLSAFNDNVSGFSLSPTGFPDLRGIAVEPEQ; encoded by the coding sequence GTGAACAGACTTTCGCGACGCTTCAGCATGATCACCGCGCTGGCGGCATCGAGCGTGCTTCTCGCTGCCTGCGGCAGCACACCTGACAAGGAAACTACCGAAGATGTCGCAAGCGAATTCTCCAACGAGATCCCGCTGAGCGACACGTTCGACCCGGAGGGTCACTTCACGTATTCGTACAGCGTCATGACACCTGGTTGGGACCCGATCGAAAGCGTCTCCGGGTACGACTTCGTGACGCTCGCGCCCGTGTACGACCGCCTCGTGTGGAATGCCCCCGACGGCACGGTGCAGCCCATGCTCGCCACCGAGTGGGAGCAGGAGGGCACCGCCTTGGTGATGCACCTGCGCGAGGACGTGACGTTCTCCGACGGCGAGCCGTTCAACGCCGAAGCCGTCAAGACCAACCTCGACCGCGCAAAAGGCGAAGGAAGCCGGATCGCTGCCGAGATCGAGCAGCTCGACTCTGTCGAGGTCGTCGACGAGTACACGGTGAAGCTCAACGCCGATTCAGGGTTGGGCGCGCTGCTCGGCTCGATGGCCGAGCGCCCCGGCATGATGGCCTCACCAAAGGCGATCAAGGCGGGCACCCTAGAGACGAAACCGGTCGGGGCCGGCGCGTACACGATGGAATCGTTCTCGGCCGGTGACACCGCGACCTATGCGAAGCGTGAAGGCTACTGGGACCCCGAGGTCCAGAACGCCGCCACCATGGAAATCAAGCTGATGACCGACGACCAGACCCGGCTGAACGCGTTGAATTCCGGCGAGTTGGACGGCGCGGTCATGCGACCGCCGCAGGTGAAGTCGGCCGTCGCGGACGATCTGACGGTCACCGCTTCGGAGTCGGTCACCTACATGTACCTCCTGGTGAACTCGTCGGTCGAGCCGATGAACGATCCAAAGGTGCGTGAAGCGCTGAACTATGCCGTCGACCGTGTGGAGATCGGCGACGGGTTCTTCGAGGGTCTGTGCACGCCGCAGATCCAGCCGTGGCCGGAGACCAGCTTCGCTTACAACCCCGAGATCGGTGATGGCCTGGACATCTGGCCACACGACGTTGAGAAGGCGAAGGAACTGCTCGCTGAGGCCGGCGTACCCGACGGGTTCCCGATCAAGGCAGTCACCACGAACGTCACCTACACCACGCAACTGTCCGAGATCGTGCAGGAGCAGTTGGCTGAGGTCGGCATCGAAATGTCGATCGATCCCGTCCCGACGCCGCAGGTGATCGAGAGCTTCTCGGTCAACAAGACGACCAACGGCAACATCAACCCGTACTCCGGCAGCGCCGACCCGCACGGCGTCGCTTCGCGTTACCTCAACCCCGGCTCGATCTACAGCCCTGGCGAGGACCCCGCCCAGGAGATCCTTGATCTCGCGGCCGAGGCTTCGACACCGGTCGATCCCGAGGAGCGTGCGCCGATCTATCACGACATGATGCAGGCGATGATCGACAACCCGACGCACCAGATCCCGCTGTGCCAGCTGCAGGTACTGAGCGCGTTCAATGACAACGTGTCGGGCTTCTCGTTGAGCCCGACCGGCTTCCCGGACCTGCGCGGCATCGCCGTCGAGCCCGAGCAGTAA
- a CDS encoding serine/threonine-protein kinase, whose amino-acid sequence MQRNPDIPGLTDLVEIGHGGNGVVYRANQQQLRRVVAVKLLTTRLDELSAQRFALESQALGAMSGHPNVVPIYTADTLSDGSPYFVMQLCEHGSLDDRLRASGPLPVPLVLDLGIRMCGALQTAHEAGLLHRDIKPGNILFDSYDVPRLADFGQARMADTKLTRTGDVVATPGYAAPEVLTGEPATVRSDVYSLAATLMAALLGSGPFHRDGDESVAAVLLRVVQEPPPDLRGRGVPDVFAATLEKAMSKTPGLRQMSAGEFGRRLQDVQRDLGIAQTPMVVAPEAASSPLAPRGGPSEAPTSWVPQESVRADPTASIGSPGSPTMRHEPGRFPEVTAQQPGPRRRSRAKWIAAGVATALVLGLGGWGLSVALASVDPTNPQDAADLLIGSDSYGPGTWQATEDMSLLTEVIGQLPETREEADSITASALNSCMGLDPATDVASAKASAQYVDNEVTDESSGNYRIARSQAIVASSADVAQNWVQAWSSPQFDTCLDELSDLGISVGNESTLYGQPAQISVPEYEPDVPDGVQFQARQVAIALDQNAGDEESATNEEGDAARAGWRYVTVLAMSAGTSVAYVVMQSNEEGVSEEMIDPVTEAFVELATE is encoded by the coding sequence ATGCAGCGCAACCCCGACATCCCCGGCCTGACCGATCTCGTCGAGATCGGTCACGGCGGCAACGGCGTTGTGTACCGCGCCAACCAACAGCAATTACGCCGCGTGGTCGCAGTCAAACTGCTGACAACACGTCTGGATGAGCTCAGCGCGCAGCGCTTTGCATTGGAAAGCCAGGCGCTCGGCGCCATGTCCGGTCACCCCAACGTCGTCCCGATCTACACCGCCGACACCCTGAGCGACGGGTCGCCGTACTTCGTGATGCAGCTGTGCGAACACGGTTCACTCGACGATCGCCTGCGCGCCAGTGGACCGCTGCCGGTGCCGCTCGTACTGGACCTGGGCATCAGGATGTGTGGTGCGCTGCAGACCGCACACGAGGCCGGGCTACTGCATCGCGACATCAAACCCGGCAACATCCTGTTCGACTCGTACGACGTCCCCCGGCTGGCTGACTTCGGCCAGGCGCGGATGGCGGACACGAAGCTCACCCGTACTGGGGATGTAGTCGCCACGCCGGGCTACGCAGCCCCGGAGGTGCTTACCGGGGAACCAGCGACCGTGCGTTCGGACGTGTATTCGTTGGCCGCGACGCTCATGGCCGCTTTGCTGGGCAGCGGGCCGTTTCACCGCGATGGCGATGAGAGTGTCGCCGCGGTGCTGCTGCGGGTCGTGCAGGAACCGCCGCCAGATCTGCGCGGCCGCGGCGTACCCGATGTCTTCGCCGCCACGCTGGAGAAAGCGATGAGTAAGACGCCGGGGTTGCGGCAGATGAGCGCGGGCGAATTTGGCAGGCGGCTGCAGGATGTACAGCGCGACCTCGGCATCGCCCAAACGCCGATGGTCGTGGCGCCGGAAGCCGCGTCGTCACCGCTGGCGCCTCGCGGCGGGCCGAGTGAGGCACCGACGAGTTGGGTACCGCAGGAGTCGGTGCGAGCGGACCCGACCGCGTCGATCGGTTCACCAGGCTCACCGACCATGCGTCACGAACCGGGCAGATTCCCTGAGGTCACCGCGCAGCAGCCCGGGCCGCGGCGGCGCTCGCGCGCCAAATGGATCGCTGCCGGCGTCGCGACCGCTCTCGTGCTGGGCCTGGGCGGGTGGGGACTGTCGGTGGCGTTGGCCTCCGTCGACCCAACGAACCCTCAGGACGCTGCCGACCTGCTCATCGGTTCGGATTCGTATGGCCCAGGCACATGGCAGGCGACCGAAGACATGTCGCTGCTGACTGAAGTTATCGGGCAACTGCCGGAGACCCGCGAGGAAGCGGACTCGATCACGGCGTCGGCCCTGAACAGTTGCATGGGTTTGGATCCCGCGACCGATGTCGCTTCGGCGAAGGCATCCGCGCAGTACGTCGATAACGAGGTCACCGACGAGAGCAGCGGCAATTACCGGATCGCGCGATCGCAAGCGATCGTGGCCTCGTCAGCGGACGTCGCGCAGAACTGGGTACAGGCGTGGTCGAGCCCACAGTTCGACACCTGCCTGGATGAACTTTCAGATCTGGGCATCTCGGTGGGGAATGAGTCGACGCTGTACGGGCAACCCGCGCAGATCAGCGTGCCCGAATACGAGCCGGACGTACCGGACGGTGTGCAGTTCCAGGCCCGTCAGGTGGCTATCGCACTGGATCAGAATGCCGGCGATGAGGAGTCGGCTACGAACGAGGAGGGCGACGCCGCGCGCGCCGGGTGGCGTTACGTCACCGTGTTGGCGATGTCGGCGGGTACCTCCGTGGCGTATGTGGTGATGCAGAGCAACGAGGAGGGAGTGTCCGAGGAGATGATCGACCCGGTCACCGAGGCCTTCGTCGAGCTCGCGACCGAGTAG
- a CDS encoding magnesium transporter MgtE N-terminal domain-containing protein: MTTTSRVYLTRLAGLSVLDPDGAPVGKVLDVVLTLRTDSSPARVIGLVVEITRGRQSFVPIGKMVAADHGSLRLSTGTVSVRKFELRPHEVLAIAELLDRQVTVLATGTPVTLVDVAMEQNRSRDWLVQKVAVRERAHRLSRGHVRQLDWHEIGGITIDKESQETTSLLEEFEDQRPADVAARIRDLPDRRRQEVAEALDDNRLADVLGELPDDDQREILSQLEDERAADVLSEMDPDDAADLLGDLPDSERERLLGLMEPDEASPVRQLLSYGDDTAGGVMTSEPVILPPNTTIAEALARIRREQLNPSVASQVYVARPPSTTPTGHFLGVVHFQRLLREAPFEQVGSITYDDLDPLSPQTELAEIARYFATYNLVAAPVVDDAGRLVGAVTVDDLLDHLLPEDWREDG; the protein is encoded by the coding sequence GTGACTACGACGTCCCGCGTGTACCTGACCCGCCTCGCGGGTCTCTCTGTGCTGGACCCGGACGGTGCCCCGGTCGGCAAGGTGCTCGACGTCGTGCTCACCCTACGCACCGACTCGTCGCCGGCCCGCGTGATCGGTCTCGTCGTCGAGATCACTCGGGGCCGCCAATCCTTCGTCCCGATCGGCAAAATGGTGGCCGCTGACCACGGTTCGTTGCGGCTGTCGACCGGGACGGTCAGCGTCCGCAAGTTCGAGTTGCGCCCGCACGAGGTGCTGGCGATCGCCGAACTCCTCGATCGTCAGGTCACCGTGTTGGCGACCGGTACGCCGGTGACGCTGGTAGACGTCGCAATGGAACAAAACCGATCCCGCGACTGGCTGGTGCAGAAGGTCGCCGTCCGTGAACGCGCCCACCGACTCAGCCGAGGTCACGTCCGGCAACTCGACTGGCACGAAATCGGCGGCATCACGATCGACAAGGAAAGTCAGGAGACAACCAGCCTCCTCGAGGAGTTTGAAGACCAACGCCCCGCGGACGTCGCCGCACGCATCCGTGATTTGCCCGATCGCCGTCGACAAGAGGTTGCCGAGGCGCTGGATGACAATCGCCTCGCCGACGTGCTCGGCGAGTTGCCGGACGATGACCAACGCGAGATTCTGTCGCAGCTGGAGGACGAACGCGCCGCCGACGTCCTCTCCGAGATGGACCCTGACGACGCCGCCGACCTGCTCGGCGACCTGCCCGATTCCGAACGGGAGAGGTTGCTGGGTCTGATGGAACCCGACGAGGCGTCCCCGGTGCGGCAATTGCTGTCGTACGGCGACGACACCGCCGGTGGTGTGATGACCTCGGAACCGGTCATTCTGCCGCCGAACACGACCATCGCCGAAGCGCTCGCGCGCATCCGCCGCGAGCAGTTGAATCCGTCCGTGGCGTCACAGGTGTACGTCGCTCGTCCGCCCTCGACCACGCCGACCGGCCACTTTCTCGGGGTCGTGCACTTCCAGCGGCTGCTGCGCGAGGCGCCGTTCGAGCAGGTCGGCTCGATCACGTACGACGACCTCGACCCGCTGAGCCCGCAGACCGAACTCGCCGAGATCGCCCGGTACTTCGCGACCTACAACCTGGTCGCGGCACCGGTCGTCGATGATGCGGGTCGACTCGTCGGCGCCGTCACCGTCGACGATCTGCTCGATCACTTACTCCCGGAGGATTGGCGCGAGGATGGCTAG
- a CDS encoding DUF1003 domain-containing protein, whose product MASRVDPDDLSRPGGTSPGVRFHFDPEAVGRGAENLARFFGTTRYLVIQTVIVIVWILLNVFVITLQWDPYPFILLNLAFSTQAAYAAPLILLAQNRQEARDKVALQEDRSRAVASKADTEFIARELASLRLSIGEVATRDFVRTELQKLLAEESSGKKPKSKKKRAPSPSPSRKPDDGDVLDADPHSTD is encoded by the coding sequence ATGGCTAGCCGCGTAGATCCCGATGACCTGTCACGCCCCGGAGGCACCTCGCCTGGCGTGCGGTTCCATTTCGACCCGGAGGCGGTCGGCCGCGGCGCGGAAAACCTAGCCCGGTTCTTCGGCACGACTCGCTATCTGGTGATCCAGACCGTGATAGTGATCGTGTGGATCCTGCTGAACGTCTTCGTGATCACGCTGCAGTGGGACCCCTATCCGTTCATTCTGCTGAACCTGGCTTTCTCCACCCAGGCGGCGTACGCAGCTCCGCTGATTCTGCTCGCCCAGAACCGCCAGGAAGCGCGCGACAAGGTCGCGCTGCAAGAGGATCGGTCCCGCGCTGTCGCGTCGAAGGCCGACACCGAGTTCATTGCCCGCGAACTCGCCTCGCTGCGGTTGTCGATCGGCGAAGTCGCGACCCGCGATTTCGTGCGCACCGAGTTGCAAAAGCTCTTGGCCGAGGAATCCAGCGGCAAGAAACCGAAATCCAAGAAGAAGCGCGCCCCCTCGCCGTCGCCGTCGCGTAAGCCCGACGACGGCGACGTCCTTGACGCCGACCCACACTCGACAGACTGA
- a CDS encoding Mrp/NBP35 family ATP-binding protein, with the protein MSSAIDRGTIDAALATVNDPEIRRPLTEIGMIKDVSIADDGVVTVGIYLTVAGCPMRDTLTKDVTNAVSAVRGVTGVNVEMDVMNDEQRAELRKTLRGGQPEAVIPFAQPGSLTRVYAVASGKGGVGKSSVTVNLAVAMAQQGLRVGVVDADIYGHSVPRMIGVTTQPTQVDDMIMPPQANGVSVISVGMFTPGNQPVVWRGPMLHRALQQFLADVFWGDLDVLLLDLPPGTGDVAISVAQLLPNSELIIVTTPQVAAREVAERAGAIANQTHQQIVGVIENMSGFPCPHCGDPIELFGSGGGQAVADSLTQSTGTRVPLLGQVPLDMRLREGGDDGKPLVLSDPSSGAGEALHSIASRLATRERGLAGMSLGISPVRH; encoded by the coding sequence ATGTCATCCGCAATTGACCGCGGCACGATCGATGCTGCCCTGGCGACGGTCAACGACCCGGAGATTCGCCGTCCGCTCACCGAGATCGGCATGATCAAGGACGTCTCCATCGCCGACGACGGCGTGGTCACGGTCGGGATCTACCTGACGGTCGCGGGCTGTCCGATGCGCGACACCCTCACCAAGGACGTCACCAACGCCGTCTCTGCGGTGCGGGGCGTGACGGGCGTGAACGTCGAGATGGACGTGATGAACGACGAGCAGCGCGCGGAGTTACGCAAGACGCTGCGTGGCGGCCAGCCCGAGGCGGTCATCCCATTCGCCCAGCCTGGCTCGCTGACCAGGGTGTACGCCGTGGCGTCCGGTAAGGGCGGCGTCGGTAAGTCCAGTGTCACCGTGAACCTCGCCGTCGCGATGGCCCAGCAGGGATTGCGGGTAGGTGTCGTCGACGCGGACATCTATGGCCACTCCGTGCCGCGGATGATCGGCGTCACCACCCAGCCGACGCAGGTTGACGACATGATCATGCCGCCCCAGGCCAACGGCGTTTCGGTGATCTCCGTGGGCATGTTCACCCCCGGCAACCAGCCGGTGGTGTGGCGCGGTCCGATGCTGCACCGCGCGCTGCAACAGTTCCTGGCCGACGTGTTTTGGGGCGATCTCGACGTCCTACTGCTGGACCTGCCTCCCGGCACCGGCGACGTCGCGATCTCGGTCGCGCAGTTATTGCCCAACAGCGAGTTGATCATCGTCACTACCCCGCAGGTCGCGGCGCGTGAGGTGGCCGAGCGCGCGGGCGCGATCGCGAACCAGACGCATCAGCAGATCGTCGGCGTCATCGAGAACATGTCCGGGTTCCCGTGCCCGCACTGCGGCGATCCGATCGAGCTGTTCGGGTCCGGCGGCGGTCAGGCTGTCGCGGACTCGCTGACCCAGTCCACCGGCACTCGGGTGCCGCTGCTGGGACAGGTGCCGCTGGACATGCGCCTGCGTGAGGGCGGCGACGACGGTAAGCCGTTGGTCCTGTCGGACCCGTCATCGGGCGCGGGCGAAGCCCTGCACAGCATCGCCTCGCGATTGGCTACCCGTGAACGCGGTCTGGCCGGGATGTCGCTGGGCATCAGCCCCGTGCGCCACTAG
- a CDS encoding sec-independent translocase: protein MFSSLGWQEIVVLVLVALFIFGPDRLPGAAKQAGSALKSLKEQVTGAKKHIKEEFGDELPNFDRDLLNPKEYVRKHLWEDDEPAVSKPAPRGMKATQQLQQTQQPAKFDVEAT, encoded by the coding sequence GTGTTCAGCTCGCTTGGTTGGCAAGAGATCGTTGTGCTGGTCCTGGTCGCATTGTTTATTTTCGGCCCCGACCGGTTGCCGGGCGCGGCCAAGCAGGCCGGCAGCGCGCTGAAATCGCTCAAGGAGCAGGTAACGGGAGCGAAGAAGCACATCAAGGAGGAGTTCGGTGACGAGTTGCCGAACTTCGACCGCGATTTGCTGAACCCCAAGGAGTACGTGCGTAAGCACCTGTGGGAGGACGACGAGCCCGCGGTGAGCAAGCCGGCGCCGCGGGGGATGAAAGCGACCCAGCAGTTGCAGCAGACCCAGCAGCCCGCCAAGTTCGACGTGGAAGCGACCTGA
- a CDS encoding HpcH/HpaI aldolase/citrate lyase family protein, whose protein sequence is MSNATYRPRRSVLYMPSANARALDKAKALPADAIIFDLEDAVAPDAKEAARDAACAAVTSGEYGKRELTIRVNSLDTQWHAEDIKAAAAAGPDGIVVPKVNSADEVRQLVASLEAAGAPAKTKLWAMIETPIAFLNAYEIASASERLEVLVMGTNDQAKELHADHVPGRAPLLPGLGMALMAARAAGKVILDGVYNDVRDPEGFLAEAVQGKQLGFDGKTLIHPTQVEPTNEVFAPSEQEVADAAEIIHIWEDALREGKGVATFNGKMIENLHVDNARRSLEISKAIDALQA, encoded by the coding sequence ATGAGCAATGCGACCTACCGCCCACGTCGTTCGGTGCTGTACATGCCGTCGGCGAACGCCCGCGCGCTGGACAAGGCTAAGGCGCTGCCCGCCGACGCGATCATCTTCGACCTCGAAGACGCTGTCGCGCCGGACGCCAAGGAAGCCGCCCGTGACGCTGCCTGCGCCGCGGTTACCTCCGGCGAGTACGGCAAGCGCGAGCTGACGATCCGGGTCAACAGCCTGGACACCCAGTGGCACGCCGAGGACATCAAGGCCGCCGCTGCTGCCGGGCCGGACGGCATCGTCGTACCCAAGGTGAACTCGGCCGACGAGGTCCGCCAGTTGGTTGCGTCCCTGGAGGCCGCTGGCGCCCCGGCGAAGACGAAGCTGTGGGCGATGATCGAGACGCCGATTGCGTTCCTGAACGCGTACGAGATCGCTTCGGCGTCCGAGCGGCTCGAGGTGCTGGTGATGGGCACCAATGATCAGGCGAAGGAACTGCACGCCGATCACGTACCCGGACGGGCGCCGCTGCTGCCCGGGCTTGGTATGGCGCTGATGGCTGCGCGCGCGGCCGGCAAGGTGATCCTGGACGGCGTCTACAACGACGTGCGCGATCCCGAAGGCTTCCTGGCGGAAGCGGTGCAGGGTAAGCAGCTCGGCTTTGACGGCAAGACCCTGATCCACCCGACGCAGGTCGAGCCGACGAACGAGGTCTTCGCGCCGTCCGAGCAAGAGGTGGCTGACGCTGCGGAGATCATCCATATCTGGGAGGACGCGCTACGCGAAGGTAAGGGCGTTGCGACGTTCAACGGCAAGATGATCGAGAACCTGCACGTCGATAACGCCCGCCGATCGCTGGAGATCAGTAAGGCGATCGACGCTTTGCAGGCATAG
- a CDS encoding HpcH/HpaI aldolase/citrate lyase family protein, translated as MRSAKDFFKPLAVGAPQPLMEVPARPSRAIHFFDPSNEKMAAKVPAMVGKVDILLGNLEDAVKTERKEAARLGLVNVGKTVDFGENTQFWTRVNSLDSPWFHDDITTLVAEIGDKLDVIMIPKVEGPEDIHFVDRLLAQLEAKAGLKRPLLIHAILETARGVANVEEICAASPRMQGLSLGPADLAADRRMKTTRVGGGHPGYLVRQDPTDGDIEGERGVFQQDLWHYTISRMVDACVMNGIFPFYGPFGDIKDTVACEDQFRNAFLLGCVGAWSLHPVQIDIAKRVFSPTVEDVAHARRVVAAMGDGSGAVMLDGKMEDDASVKQCLVIVKLAEDLAARDPELAELYATATGDN; from the coding sequence ATGCGCAGCGCCAAAGACTTCTTCAAGCCCCTCGCTGTGGGGGCGCCGCAGCCTCTGATGGAGGTACCCGCGCGGCCTTCGCGCGCGATCCACTTCTTCGATCCCAGCAACGAGAAGATGGCTGCGAAGGTCCCCGCGATGGTTGGCAAGGTCGACATCCTGCTCGGCAACCTCGAGGACGCCGTCAAGACCGAGCGCAAGGAAGCTGCTCGCCTCGGGCTGGTGAACGTCGGGAAGACGGTCGATTTCGGCGAGAACACACAGTTCTGGACCCGCGTCAATTCGCTGGATTCGCCGTGGTTCCACGACGACATCACCACTCTCGTCGCCGAGATCGGGGACAAGCTGGATGTCATCATGATCCCGAAGGTGGAAGGCCCCGAAGATATCCACTTCGTCGACCGTCTGCTCGCCCAGCTGGAGGCGAAAGCCGGGCTGAAGCGTCCGCTGCTGATCCACGCGATCCTGGAGACCGCTCGTGGAGTCGCCAACGTCGAGGAGATTTGCGCCGCCAGCCCGCGCATGCAGGGCCTCTCGCTCGGACCGGCCGACCTGGCCGCGGACCGTCGCATGAAGACCACCCGGGTCGGCGGCGGACACCCGGGCTACCTGGTGCGCCAGGACCCGACGGACGGCGATATCGAGGGTGAGCGTGGCGTCTTCCAGCAGGATCTGTGGCACTACACCATCTCGCGCATGGTCGATGCGTGCGTGATGAACGGAATCTTCCCGTTCTATGGCCCGTTCGGCGACATCAAAGACACGGTTGCCTGCGAGGACCAGTTCCGCAACGCCTTCCTGCTGGGGTGTGTCGGCGCCTGGTCGCTGCACCCGGTACAGATCGATATCGCAAAGCGCGTCTTTAGCCCGACCGTCGAAGACGTCGCGCACGCACGCCGCGTGGTGGCCGCGATGGGCGATGGTTCGGGCGCCGTCATGCTTGACGGAAAGATGGAGGACGACGCCTCGGTGAAGCAGTGCCTGGTCATCGTGAAGTTGGCCGAGGACTTGGCCGCCCGCGATCCTGAGCTCGCCGAACTGTACGCCACTGCAACTGGAGACAACTAA
- a CDS encoding trypsin-like peptidase domain-containing protein: MSNDGQNPPDRSADAEPTRSDGTENPAGTPVDETAYTRPDGVADSFGPTPSPPQPSIDPGPTPSIGEQRVFSRPEDVAGSFVQRPGTPAVQRRMPPPPPPVAQAFGRPSGTADSFAPRAPYGQERPTQASPPMAYQRAFGRPEGEGADLQRQPGRAPYQPGELPSKAWWEDAPRDPWRDPHAEAGLQRAPRLAEHEDAVAEATVQQDKKGRRRVRVGDIPVRLAGLIAVMTLVLGVAGGIGGYYLGKVTSQTPLTTANPEYNEVDNSKPPSSIGDIAQKVQPSVVSIEVLVGNSGGSGSGVVIAEDGYILTNNHVVSMAADAEDASLNVSFVDGSISPAEIVGRDQKSDLAVLKVDKPGLTPIDIGQSKNVAVGDQVVAFGSPLGLAGTVTSGIVSALDRPMHLAGEGADTDAYIMALQTDASINPGNSGGALVDDQGALVGINTAIASFSSGEGQAGSIGLGFAIPVDYAMDIADSLIKGDTPQHGSLGINAQSVSDGTTDGVLVVRADASSPAAEAGIKEKDVIIEVDGQRVGSVEDVNSVTYPKKPGDTVEVTLISGGDQKTVEVVLGQA; the protein is encoded by the coding sequence ATGTCGAACGACGGCCAGAACCCACCTGATCGCTCCGCCGACGCTGAACCCACGCGTTCGGACGGTACGGAAAACCCAGCGGGCACGCCCGTCGACGAAACCGCGTACACGCGACCGGATGGGGTCGCCGACAGTTTTGGGCCCACGCCCAGCCCACCGCAGCCCTCGATCGACCCCGGCCCGACGCCGTCAATCGGGGAGCAGCGTGTTTTTTCGCGTCCCGAGGACGTCGCCGGAAGCTTCGTGCAACGCCCAGGCACGCCCGCGGTACAGCGGCGGATGCCGCCGCCACCGCCGCCGGTAGCGCAGGCGTTCGGCCGCCCATCGGGAACGGCCGACAGTTTTGCTCCGCGTGCGCCGTACGGCCAGGAACGCCCCACCCAGGCGTCGCCGCCGATGGCGTATCAGCGAGCGTTCGGCCGCCCCGAGGGTGAGGGTGCGGATCTGCAGCGACAGCCGGGACGTGCGCCGTACCAGCCAGGCGAACTGCCGTCCAAGGCGTGGTGGGAGGACGCTCCTCGGGATCCGTGGCGCGACCCGCATGCCGAAGCGGGCTTGCAGCGTGCCCCACGACTGGCCGAGCATGAGGATGCCGTCGCCGAAGCGACCGTGCAGCAGGACAAGAAGGGTCGGCGGCGAGTCCGCGTCGGCGATATCCCGGTGCGCCTGGCTGGATTGATCGCCGTGATGACGCTGGTTCTGGGCGTCGCCGGCGGCATCGGCGGGTACTACCTCGGCAAGGTCACTTCACAGACTCCGCTCACGACCGCGAATCCCGAGTACAACGAGGTCGATAACTCGAAGCCGCCGAGTTCGATCGGTGACATTGCGCAGAAGGTGCAACCGAGCGTCGTGTCGATCGAGGTGTTGGTAGGCAACAGCGGCGGCTCCGGTTCCGGAGTGGTCATCGCCGAAGACGGCTACATCCTGACCAACAATCACGTCGTTTCTATGGCTGCTGATGCAGAGGACGCGAGCCTTAACGTGTCCTTCGTGGACGGCTCGATCAGTCCCGCGGAAATCGTTGGTCGTGACCAGAAGTCCGACCTCGCGGTGCTGAAGGTGGACAAGCCCGGACTCACACCGATCGATATCGGCCAGTCCAAGAACGTCGCCGTGGGCGATCAGGTCGTGGCCTTCGGATCGCCGCTCGGGCTCGCCGGAACCGTCACGTCGGGAATTGTCTCGGCCCTGGATCGGCCCATGCACCTGGCCGGAGAGGGCGCTGATACCGACGCCTACATCATGGCGCTGCAGACCGACGCGTCGATCAATCCCGGAAACTCCGGCGGCGCGCTCGTCGATGACCAGGGAGCGCTGGTCGGCATCAACACCGCCATCGCGAGTTTCTCCAGCGGTGAAGGTCAGGCCGGCAGCATCGGTCTCGGTTTCGCGATCCCGGTCGATTACGCGATGGACATCGCCGACTCGTTGATCAAGGGCGACACCCCACAGCACGGCAGCCTCGGAATCAACGCGCAGTCGGTCTCCGACGGCACCACTGACGGTGTTCTCGTCGTACGCGCCGACGCGTCCTCGCCGGCGGCCGAAGCCGGCATCAAGGAGAAGGACGTCATCATCGAGGTCGACGGGCAACGCGTCGGCAGCGTCGAAGACGTCAACTCGGTCACCTACCCGAAGAAGCCCGGTGACACGGTCGAGGTCACGCTGATTTCCGGCGGTGACCAGAAGACCGTGGAGGTCGTCCTCGGCCAGGCCTAA